One genomic segment of Helianthus annuus cultivar XRQ/B chromosome 14, HanXRQr2.0-SUNRISE, whole genome shotgun sequence includes these proteins:
- the LOC110879308 gene encoding glutamate dehydrogenase B codes for MNALAATNRNFKLASRLLGLDSKLEKSLLIPFREIKVECTLPKDDGTLVSYVGFRIQHDNARGPMKGGIRYHPEVDPDEVNALAQLMTWKTAVANIPYGGAKGGIGCNPGELSISELERLTRVFTQKIHDLIGIHTDVPAPDMGTDPQTMAWILDEYSKFHGYSPAVVTGKPIDLGGSLGRDAATGRGVLFATEALLNDQGKSIAGQRFVIQGFGNVGSWAAQLIHEAGGKVVAVSDVSGAIKDKNGIDIPSLIKHVKEHKGVKGFSGANAIEGSSILVEDCDILIPAALGGVINRENAKDIKAKYIIEAANHPTDPEADEILSKKGVIILPDIFANSGGVTVSYFEWVQNIQGFMWDEEKVNAELKKYIQQGFKDVKEMCKTHNCDLRMGAFTLGLNRVARATVLRGWEA; via the exons ATGAACGCTTTAGCTGCTACAAACCGAAACTTCAAGCTAGCATCTCGCCTGTTGGGTTTAGACTCCAAACTTGAAAAAAGTTTGCTCATTCCATTCAGGGAAATCAAG GTTGAGTGTACACTACCAAAGGATGACGGTACCTTGGTGTCTTATGTCGGCTTTAGGATCCAACACGACAATGCTCGCGGACCCATGAAAGGAGGAATCAGATACCATCCAGAG GTTGACCCAGATGAAGTCAATGCTTTAGCACAATTGATGACGTGGAAAACAGCAGTGGCAAATATACCATATGGTGGAGCAAAAGGAGGAATCGGATGTAATCCAGGAGAATTAAGCATATCTGAACTAGAACGACTTACTAGAGTTTTCACACAAAAAATACATGATCTGATTGGAATTCACACAGATGTTCCAGCACCTGATATGGGAACCGATCCCCAG ACAATGGCATGGATATTAGATGAATACTCCAAGTTTCATGGATACTCACCTGCTGTTGTTACTGGAAAGCCTATT GATCTTGGTGGATCACTTGGTAGAGATGCTGCCACGGGAAGGGGTGTCCTCTTTGCAACAGAAGCCCTTCTTAATGATCAAGGAAAGAGTATTGCGGGACAACGGTTTGTTATACAG GGATTTGGAAATGTTGGTTCATGGGCTGCTCAACTTATTCATGAAGCCGGTGGCAAAGTGGTTGCCGTGAGTGATGTAAGTGGAGCAATAAAGGACAAAAATGGAATTGACATCCCTAGTCTGATCAAACATGTTAAGGAACACAAAGGAGTCAAAGGTTTTAGTGGTGCAAATGCAATAGAGGGTAGTTCTATTTTAGTTGAAGATTGTGATATCCTCATCCCAGCTGCCCTTGGGGGTGTAATCAACAG GGAAAATGCAAAGGATATCAAAGCCAAATACATAATCGAAGCAGCTAACCATCCTACTGATCCTGAAGCTGACGAG ATCTTATCAAAGAAAGGTGTCatcattctccctgacatatttGCAAATTCAGGAGGGGTAACAGTCAGTTACTTTGAATGGGTTCAG AACATTCAAGGGTTTATGTGGGATGAAGAAAAGGTTAACGCAGAACTAAAGAAATACATTCAACAAGGTTTCAAAGATGTTAAAGAAATGTGTAAAACTCACAACTGCGATCTACGTATGGGGGCATTTACATTGGGACTCAACCGCGTTGCAAGAGCTACGGTTCTTAGAGGTTGGGAAGCCTAA
- the LOC110879307 gene encoding protein SINE1 isoform X1, which yields MVVGDTTVTGTVFYNQCKDGQFDAQDYPLGVYQMGRSLSPMLKQELENLDKDADSRKSAMKAIKSYVKDLDSKAIPIFLAQVSETKETGLTSGEYTISLYEVLARVHGTKIVPQIDNIMSTIIKNLTSSVASFALHQACSKVVPAIARYAMDPMTPDDKKRRIIHSLCKPLSDSLLSTHENLSSGAALCLKALVDSDNWRFASSQMVNEVCQRVVGTLEKPMMTSSHMGLVMSLAKHNGLVVEAYARLLVLSGIKILNMSFSDGISQKRLMTIQMINFLMKSLDYKCIISELSLIIEEMKRCDDDQMAYVKGAAFEATQTARRILTEKGSKYENRSGQRGLTASNESQTMGSFDGYGSIVDSPYSVSVLSQEGSDRSVNRKLWRYENGGEDVSFRNKLFSGENSTPRSVIENSERKSHYANEYSEDQGEYANGFSGFSQKSDSRSQTPSPQRSGLYINLDNVKNFTTPKTLVKSFQASNAVHADFLENQSQRVESPQSQSSKSPLLGKFDLNSTSKSDKNGFLCDLSDGFVQDDQFYDTSESVSSTEDICQGLDPETKARSRFSGLRILCGLIVVLAIIVCFLLVGDADEGHNLVPT from the exons ATGGTGGTTGGAGATACGACAGTCACTGGCACCGTTTTCTATAACCAATGTAAAGATGGCCAGTTTGATGCTCAAGATTATCCTCTTGGTG TTTATCAAATGGGAAGAAGTTTAAGCCCTATGCTTAAGCAAGAACTGGAGAATCTCGATAAAGACGCTGATAGTCGGAAATCAGCCATGAAAGCAATAAAATCATATGTCAAAGATTTAGATTCAAAGGCAATCCCAATCTTTCTCGCTCAAGTTTCCGAGACTAAAGAAACCGGATTAACATCAGGCGAATACACAATCTCATTATACGAAGTTCTTGCACGTGTTCATGGCACAAAAATCGTACCCCAAATTGACAATATCATGTCCACCATCATCAAAAACTTGACGTCGAGTGTAGCCTCTTTCGCGCTTCATCAAGCTTGTTCGAAGGTGGTCCCCGCTATTGCTAGATACGCGATGGACCCTATGACCCCTGATGACAAGAAAAGGCGAATCATTCACTCTCTTTGTAAACCCCTTTCGGATTCTCTTTTATCTACCCATGAGAATTTATCATCCGGTGCAGCTTTATGTTTAAAGGCTCTTGTGGACTCGGATAACTGGCGGTTTGCTTCGAGTCAAATGGTCAACGAGGTGTGTCAAAGAGTTGTCGGGACTTTAGAGAAACCCATGATGACAAGTTCACATATGGGGTTAGTTATGTCTCTCGCAAAACATAACGGTTTAGTAGTCGAGGCGTATGCAAGGCTGTTAGTTTTATCTGGTATCAAGATCTTGAATATGTCGTTTTCAGATGGGATTTCGCAGAAACGATTGATGACTATTCAAATGATTAATTTTCTAATGAAAAGTTTGGATTATAAATGTATAATCTCAGAACTTAGTTTAATAATCGAGGAAATGAAAAGGTGTGACGATGATCAAATGGCGTATGTTAAAGGAGCCGCCTTTGAAGCAACACAAACCGCCAGAAGAATTTTGACAGAAAAGGGGTCAAAATATGAGAACAGAAGCGGTCAAAGGGGTCTCACTGCATCGAATGAATCACAAACCATGGGTTCCTTTGATGGGTATGGTTCTATCGTCGATTCACCGTATTCAGTTAGTGTTTTATCTCAAGAAGGCTCTGACAGAAGTGTAAACCGAAAGCTTTGGAGGTATGAAAATGGCGGTGAGGATGTTTCGTTCAGAAACAAATTATTTTCGGGTGAGAATTCTACTCCTAGAAGCGTAATCGAAAACTCTGAGCGTAAAAGTCATTACGCAAATGAATATTCTGAAGATCAAGGCGAGTATGCAAACGGGTTTTCAGGATTCTCGCAGAAAAGTGATTCAAGAAGTCAAACTCCTAGTCCTCAG AGATCTGGATTGTATATAAATCTCGACAATGTTAAGAATTTCACGACTCCAAAAACGCTTGTGAAGTCTTTTCAAGCTTCAAATGCAGTACATGCTGACTTCTTAGAGAACCAGAGTCAAAGAGTCGAAAGCCCGCAAAGTCAAAGTTCCAAAAGCCCCTTGTTGGGGAAATTTGATCTGAACTCCACATCAAAGTCCGATAAAAACGGGTTCTTGTGTGATCTTAGTGACGGGTTTGTTCAAGATGATCAGTTTTATGATACTTCGGAATCAGTGTCTTCAACTGAAGACATTTGCCAAGGACTTGATCCTGAAACTAAAGCAAGAAGTCGGTTTTCTGGTTTGAGAATTCTTTGTGGTCTCATTGTTGTGCTTGCAATCATTGTATGTTTCTTGTTGGTAGGAGATGCAGATGAAGGTCACAATCTTGTTCCTACTTGA
- the LOC110879307 gene encoding protein SINE1 isoform X2 translates to MGRSLSPMLKQELENLDKDADSRKSAMKAIKSYVKDLDSKAIPIFLAQVSETKETGLTSGEYTISLYEVLARVHGTKIVPQIDNIMSTIIKNLTSSVASFALHQACSKVVPAIARYAMDPMTPDDKKRRIIHSLCKPLSDSLLSTHENLSSGAALCLKALVDSDNWRFASSQMVNEVCQRVVGTLEKPMMTSSHMGLVMSLAKHNGLVVEAYARLLVLSGIKILNMSFSDGISQKRLMTIQMINFLMKSLDYKCIISELSLIIEEMKRCDDDQMAYVKGAAFEATQTARRILTEKGSKYENRSGQRGLTASNESQTMGSFDGYGSIVDSPYSVSVLSQEGSDRSVNRKLWRYENGGEDVSFRNKLFSGENSTPRSVIENSERKSHYANEYSEDQGEYANGFSGFSQKSDSRSQTPSPQRSGLYINLDNVKNFTTPKTLVKSFQASNAVHADFLENQSQRVESPQSQSSKSPLLGKFDLNSTSKSDKNGFLCDLSDGFVQDDQFYDTSESVSSTEDICQGLDPETKARSRFSGLRILCGLIVVLAIIVCFLLVGDADEGHNLVPT, encoded by the exons ATGGGAAGAAGTTTAAGCCCTATGCTTAAGCAAGAACTGGAGAATCTCGATAAAGACGCTGATAGTCGGAAATCAGCCATGAAAGCAATAAAATCATATGTCAAAGATTTAGATTCAAAGGCAATCCCAATCTTTCTCGCTCAAGTTTCCGAGACTAAAGAAACCGGATTAACATCAGGCGAATACACAATCTCATTATACGAAGTTCTTGCACGTGTTCATGGCACAAAAATCGTACCCCAAATTGACAATATCATGTCCACCATCATCAAAAACTTGACGTCGAGTGTAGCCTCTTTCGCGCTTCATCAAGCTTGTTCGAAGGTGGTCCCCGCTATTGCTAGATACGCGATGGACCCTATGACCCCTGATGACAAGAAAAGGCGAATCATTCACTCTCTTTGTAAACCCCTTTCGGATTCTCTTTTATCTACCCATGAGAATTTATCATCCGGTGCAGCTTTATGTTTAAAGGCTCTTGTGGACTCGGATAACTGGCGGTTTGCTTCGAGTCAAATGGTCAACGAGGTGTGTCAAAGAGTTGTCGGGACTTTAGAGAAACCCATGATGACAAGTTCACATATGGGGTTAGTTATGTCTCTCGCAAAACATAACGGTTTAGTAGTCGAGGCGTATGCAAGGCTGTTAGTTTTATCTGGTATCAAGATCTTGAATATGTCGTTTTCAGATGGGATTTCGCAGAAACGATTGATGACTATTCAAATGATTAATTTTCTAATGAAAAGTTTGGATTATAAATGTATAATCTCAGAACTTAGTTTAATAATCGAGGAAATGAAAAGGTGTGACGATGATCAAATGGCGTATGTTAAAGGAGCCGCCTTTGAAGCAACACAAACCGCCAGAAGAATTTTGACAGAAAAGGGGTCAAAATATGAGAACAGAAGCGGTCAAAGGGGTCTCACTGCATCGAATGAATCACAAACCATGGGTTCCTTTGATGGGTATGGTTCTATCGTCGATTCACCGTATTCAGTTAGTGTTTTATCTCAAGAAGGCTCTGACAGAAGTGTAAACCGAAAGCTTTGGAGGTATGAAAATGGCGGTGAGGATGTTTCGTTCAGAAACAAATTATTTTCGGGTGAGAATTCTACTCCTAGAAGCGTAATCGAAAACTCTGAGCGTAAAAGTCATTACGCAAATGAATATTCTGAAGATCAAGGCGAGTATGCAAACGGGTTTTCAGGATTCTCGCAGAAAAGTGATTCAAGAAGTCAAACTCCTAGTCCTCAG AGATCTGGATTGTATATAAATCTCGACAATGTTAAGAATTTCACGACTCCAAAAACGCTTGTGAAGTCTTTTCAAGCTTCAAATGCAGTACATGCTGACTTCTTAGAGAACCAGAGTCAAAGAGTCGAAAGCCCGCAAAGTCAAAGTTCCAAAAGCCCCTTGTTGGGGAAATTTGATCTGAACTCCACATCAAAGTCCGATAAAAACGGGTTCTTGTGTGATCTTAGTGACGGGTTTGTTCAAGATGATCAGTTTTATGATACTTCGGAATCAGTGTCTTCAACTGAAGACATTTGCCAAGGACTTGATCCTGAAACTAAAGCAAGAAGTCGGTTTTCTGGTTTGAGAATTCTTTGTGGTCTCATTGTTGTGCTTGCAATCATTGTATGTTTCTTGTTGGTAGGAGATGCAGATGAAGGTCACAATCTTGTTCCTACTTGA